From Actinomyces procaprae:
TTGCTATGAACCACTTCAGCCCGCAATCCACCCTGGGGGCGGTCCTCAGCGTGCCGCAGGCACGCGCTCTCCTTCAACACGGCATCCCGTGGCTTACCGACCTCCAGGTCGCCGTCGAACACCCCGAGTTTCCCATCGGCGGGCTGCTGGGGATCACGCTCGGCTGGGACAACCCCGCGCGTGCCGAGCTCCTCGCCGAGCTCGCCGAACTCGAGGATCCCACTGTGCTGCCCGTGCGCCGCGCGGCCCGCCCGCTCGCCGCGCCAACGCTAGAACAGCAGGCGCGAGCACGATTGAGCGCCCCGGTGTCGGCCCGCTGCTACGTGCCGGTCGAGGTGACTGTCACCGTCCCCGGTGCGGCCGCCATACTGCGCGACGTCGAGGCCGCCGGAAGCGTCAGTCTCACGGCGACGCTCACCCGGGGTGAGGGTGCGAGCCTCGCCGTCGTCGCCAACGACGCCGGGACTGCGGCGGGTGGGGACGCAGCCGGGAGTCACCCAGAAGGCGGGTCCCACACCGAGGTGACCTCTCGCGCCTTCTACCGCCGCGGGGAAGAACTGGTGATGCGTTTCCTGCCCGAGCATCCCGGCAACTGGCACCTGTGCGTCGACGGCATCGCCGCAGCCGACCCGCTTGAAACGGATGTCTCCGTCGAGCCGGCGGCCGCTGGCGAACACGGTCCCGTGCGCGTCGTCGACGGGCAGTTCACCCATGCCGACGGCGCCCCCTTCACACCGCTGGGTACCACCGCTTACGCCTGGATTCATCAGGGTGCCGACATGCGCCGCCGCACCGTGGAGACGCTGGAGTCCAGCGGCTTCAACAAGCTCCGCATGTGCATCTTCCCTAAGCATTACGACTACAACCACGCCGATCCGGAGTCCGTCCCCTTTCGCTCGGCCGGAGCGGGGGCGCGCGAGTGGGACTGGGACGCGTTCGATGCAGACTTCTTCGACAAGCTTGAGCAGTGCGTGCGGGAACTGGGGCACCTCGGGATCATCGCCGATCTCATCCTCTTTCACCCCTACGACCGTTGGGGCTTCGCGGAGATGACTCCGGACGTCGACGACGCCTACCTGAGGCACGTGGTCCGGCGTTTGGCCGCCTTCCCCAACGTGTGGTGGTCCATGGCCAACGAGTACGAGCTGCTGACAACTAAGCGCCTCTCGGATTGGGACCGTCTGGGGCGGATTGTGGTGGAGGAGGACCCGGTGGGGCACCCCATCGGCGTACACAACATCTTCGAGCCCTTCGACGCCTCCGCCGACTGGGTCAGTCACGTGTCCTTCCAGGGCGGCGGTTACGAGATGGGACGCAAGGTGGACGAGCTGCGCGACCGCTTCGGCAAGTCGGTCGTCATCGACGAATACGGTTATGAGGGCAACCTGGAGCACGAGTGGGGAAACCTCACCGCTGAGGAGGAGCTGCGCCGCTTCTGGGAGGGCATTATTCGCGGTGCCGGCATGACCCACGGTGAGACCTACTTCCATGAGGAGGGGATCTGGTGGGCCCACGGCGGTGTCCTGCGGGGTGAGAGCTGGAAACGCATTGCCTTCCTGCGCCGGCTCATTCAGGAGGCGCCGCGTGGGCGGCTGCTGCCTGCGCCTCCCGGCCTGGGCACGAAGACTGCCGTCGATGGGGATGACTACATGTTGACCTACTTCGGCGGTGCTCAGCCCTACCGGAGCGCCGTGACGGTTCCCCAGGGCCGCACCGCGGCGATCGATGTGATCGACACCTGGAACATGACAATCGAACAAGTCGCCACCGGCGCGAGCGGAAGCGTGGAGGTGGCACTGCCCAGCCGCCCCTGGATGGCCGTGCGCGTGCGCTGCGACTGATCCAGCGGTCATTCGGAGTCGCCGTGGACGTTGATGCTCTGATGATTCACCTTGCCCACCGGAAGACCGCGGACGCATAATGGTGGGGAGCCACCCGGATGCAACCCGGATGACTCCCCGAGGCAGATAGTTCAGTTGAACCACCTGCCGAGGGCGTCGGCAAGGACACCGACGGCCCGGACTAGACGAGCGACAGCACTGATCAGCTCGCTCGTCTGCCGGGCCGTTTCCTTGTCCCTGCGGACCTTGCGACGCTTGTCCTTCGACTTGGCCACAGCCCCCACCTCCTTCCTGGCTCCTACCTTCCCGGCAAGGACATGAAGCGTTCCGGGAGGAGGTGCCGAAGAAGGCATCTCAAGCGTATATGACCGGTGTGGCAGTAATCGGAGGGGTATCGGCTATGACCGCAACGTTCATAGCGCGACGAGTTGGGCCGCCATCACTTATCTGGACGTCCCGGCGTGTATCAGGGGCTGCACTGGCTGTCTCTTTTTTTTCTTCAGTTACGCCACTTCGCTGTTGGGTACGCTGGTTAGCGGTTTGCTGAAGGTTCCGGAGGCATACAACCGACGGCGAACCCGCGTAGTAGACGTCCGATCAGCGCAGTAGACGCACTGGGGCCTTATGCCCTGGACGGCTCGCGGCAATCGAACTCGGGCTCGGTTAGGAGGAACCGGTGATGAAGTACACGACCAAGAGCGGCAGGACGCTCACAGACGATGACATTGAGGCACTCGCGCGGGCGGCCGAACGCGGCGACTTTCCGGGCGAGCCGGGCGCCTTCGTCGTGGGCCCGCCCGGGCGCCCGCGGCTGTCTGAGGAGGAACTCGTAACGGTCGCCTTCAAGGTGCCGCGTTCCCGACGCGATGCGCTGGACCGCAGGGCGCAGGCGCGTGGGGAGACCCGAAGCCAACTGCTGCGCGAGATCCTCGAACGCGAACTCGCGTCCTGAATGGCGACGCTCCAATCCGCATCTTCCCTCCAGCGAGCAAACGGTCGAGGCGCTCCTTCCGGCCGCCTCCCGTGCACCTAAAGCGGTCGGTAGGCGAAGCGCTCCACCGTCGCGGTGCCGCTGATGGCGCGCACGCCCACGACCCGGCCGGTGAAGCCGCCGGCCACCTCGGTGGACAGGTAGCGGCCGTCCAACCGCCCCAGCTCTACGTCTCGCCCGTCCAGGCTCGCCCCGAGTGCGACCTACACGGGCCGAGTACGACCTGGTACGCCCGAAAACGTCCCGCACGCGCCGAGTACGACCTCGTGTACCCCAATCCCTACCGAATGATGAGGGGTTCGGGCTTACGAGGACGTTCTCGGCCGATGGGCGATGGTCGAATACGTCCTCACCGACCCCACAACCCCCTTCTTGCGTCCGAGGACGACCCCGTCCATGGTCACCGACAACGTCCCCTTACACCCGAGGACGACCCCCACCCACCGAATACGACCTTCCATGCCCGAACACGACCCCTGGCAACTCCGCGGCAGTCAGGCAGCCCGCCCCACAGCCACCTGCCGCAGTCGCGAGGCCAACCGAGGAGCGGCAAACAGTAGTGATGGCGCCGTTACGGATCATCCCGGAGCCGTGTACCACATACCGCGGCCTGTTAGTGCCAGGCGTACCGGATCACGCCCCACCCTTGACTGGCCCCGACCTTTACCTGCCACTTCAACGAAAAACCCCGATCCAACACACATCCACGCCGACAACACTTTCCTTGTCCCTGCGGACCCTGGGCTGATAATCCAGAACTGCAGGGTGTTCGCCGAGGAACCCCGAGCTCAGGTGGCGGGGTTGCACGCAACGACTGTTGGCATGACCCGGACTGACCCGTAGTATTTGTTGGTATTACGCGAAAAACGTGGTTGAGTTTGAAATGGATGATGATGCTCCAGTGTGCAACGGGCGCCTCGTTGCACGCTGGAGGCGGCTCATGGCTGCTGGCGGTCTCAGTAGAACCGCGGAATCGTGCGGATTGTGGGATTGGGCTCCGAGGAGAAGTGTGCAACCGGTCAATCGGGCTCATTCTGTCCGAGCCTGATGTGTCTACAGCGGCTGGTAGGCGAAGCGCTCCACCGTCGCGGTGCCGCTGATGGCGCGCACACCCACGACCCGACCGGTGAAGCCGCCGGCCACCTCGGTGGACAGGTAGCGGCCGTCCAACCGCCCCAACTCGACGCCGCGCCCGCCTCCTCCGCCCGGGCCAGCGGCATCCTCGCTGCGGGCCACGCCGAGCACTAGTTCGTCAGGAAGCTGCTGCCCGAAGAACCCCGACTCTGGCAGCTGCGCGCTCGCCCACAGACGCACCGTGGAGCCCTCCGGCACCTTTAACTCGCCCAACTGCTGCTCGAAGGGCGCCACGGTCGCGACGGCGATGACACGTTCCCCATCCCAGCGCACCGCGGCGCGGTGGTCGGGATCCAGGTACACGCACAGCTCGACCACGGCACCCGGCCCACACTCCAACTTCACCTCGGCCCGCCAGCCGACGTCGCGGCACCGGGTCGCCAGCAGCGGACGCGGCGCGGCGTCGTCGGCGGGCGCGGTGATGGTGAGCCGACCGGCGTCGTCCCGGGCAAGGGCGGCGCGGGCGAGCCCACCGGGGGAGATCCACCGATCGGGCAGATCCCAGGGCGCGTCGCCGTCGGCCACCGGGCCCGGTCGCCCCCGCAGCACATCGGTGAAGGCACGACTGTCGGCGCCGTCGTGCGCGGCGATCGCCTCTGCATAGCGGTCCTCGACGACGACCGGCCAGTCCCCCTCCCAGTCGACGCCGACCAGGAAGGTCTCCCGGCCATTGACGTGGTAGCCGGGGAAGGGCTCCAACTGGCGGATGCCCAGGTGCACCATGGCGAAGCGAACTCCGTCCCAGCCGGCGTCGTCGAGCGGGACGAGGTCGGCGTGCCCGGTGGCCTGCACCGGATGGTCGGTGGAGCGGTGGGTGAGGATCGGGTTGCCGGGGTGCTGCTCCCACGGGCCGGTCAGCTCGCGGGCGCGCGCCATGGTCACGCAGTGGCCGACGCCGGTGCCGCCCTCGGCCAGCAGCAGGTACCACCAGCCTCGGCGCCGGTACAGGTGCGGCCCTTCGGCGTCGCGCATGCCCGTGCCCTGCCAGAGATCCACCACTTCGCCCAGGCGTTTGCCGGTGTCCGGGTCGATCGGCACCGAGCGCAGCGTGGAGACCGCGGTGCCGGTCTCGAAGGACACCCCGCGCCAGCTCAGGTGGCAGATGCCCTCCTCGTCCCAGCACAGGTCTGGGTCGATGCCCGGGGTGTCGGGCACTTCCACCGGGTCGGACCAGCCGGCGGCCGGGTCGGTGGTGCGCACGATGCGTTGGCTCAGCGGGTCCTGACCCATATTGGTGACGATCACGTAGAAGGTGCCGTCGTGGTGGCGGAT
This genomic window contains:
- a CDS encoding DUF5605 domain-containing protein; this encodes MNHFSPQSTLGAVLSVPQARALLQHGIPWLTDLQVAVEHPEFPIGGLLGITLGWDNPARAELLAELAELEDPTVLPVRRAARPLAAPTLEQQARARLSAPVSARCYVPVEVTVTVPGAAAILRDVEAAGSVSLTATLTRGEGASLAVVANDAGTAAGGDAAGSHPEGGSHTEVTSRAFYRRGEELVMRFLPEHPGNWHLCVDGIAAADPLETDVSVEPAAAGEHGPVRVVDGQFTHADGAPFTPLGTTAYAWIHQGADMRRRTVETLESSGFNKLRMCIFPKHYDYNHADPESVPFRSAGAGAREWDWDAFDADFFDKLEQCVRELGHLGIIADLILFHPYDRWGFAEMTPDVDDAYLRHVVRRLAAFPNVWWSMANEYELLTTKRLSDWDRLGRIVVEEDPVGHPIGVHNIFEPFDASADWVSHVSFQGGGYEMGRKVDELRDRFGKSVVIDEYGYEGNLEHEWGNLTAEEELRRFWEGIIRGAGMTHGETYFHEEGIWWAHGGVLRGESWKRIAFLRRLIQEAPRGRLLPAPPGLGTKTAVDGDDYMLTYFGGAQPYRSAVTVPQGRTAAIDVIDTWNMTIEQVATGASGSVEVALPSRPWMAVRVRCD
- a CDS encoding glycoside hydrolase family 43 protein: MPIRSTRPILPGYYPDPSICRVGDTCWLVNSSFEYLPGVPVHRSTDLVHWEQVGHAYTRPTALPLPGGDAGSQGTFAPTIRHHDGTFYVIVTNMGQDPLSQRIVRTTDPAAGWSDPVEVPDTPGIDPDLCWDEEGICHLSWRGVSFETGTAVSTLRSVPIDPDTGKRLGEVVDLWQGTGMRDAEGPHLYRRRGWWYLLLAEGGTGVGHCVTMARARELTGPWEQHPGNPILTHRSTDHPVQATGHADLVPLDDAGWDGVRFAMVHLGIRQLEPFPGYHVNGRETFLVGVDWEGDWPVVVEDRYAEAIAAHDGADSRAFTDVLRGRPGPVADGDAPWDLPDRWISPGGLARAALARDDAGRLTITAPADDAAPRPLLATRCRDVGWRAEVKLECGPGAVVELCVYLDPDHRAAVRWDGERVIAVATVAPFEQQLGELKVPEGSTVRLWASAQLPESGFFGQQLPDELVLGVARSEDAAGPGGGGGRGVELGRLDGRYLSTEVAGGFTGRVVGVRAISGTATVERFAYQPL